In Microbacterium enclense, one genomic interval encodes:
- a CDS encoding MoxR family ATPase: MHRVRVEVGKAVVGQDGTITGLLIALLSRGHVLLEGVPGVAKTLLVRSFSRALGLDTRRVQFTPDLMPGDVTGSLVYDARAGEFEFRAGPVFTHVLLADEINRTPPKTQAALLEAMEERQVSSDGVSRALPDPFLVAATQNPVEHEGTYTLPEAQLDRFLMKLVVELPGRDAEVDVLRRHAGGFDPRRLEAAGLDPVVTADEILAAQRAAATVAVDDDLLAYIVDLARATRQSPSVLLGVSPRATTGLLAAAKAWAWLGGYPAITPDHVQTMLVPVWRHRIRLRPEAEIEGVSVDAILTSVLQQTRVPI, encoded by the coding sequence ATGCACCGGGTGCGCGTCGAGGTCGGCAAGGCGGTCGTGGGGCAGGACGGCACGATCACGGGACTGCTGATCGCGCTGCTCTCGCGCGGACACGTGCTGCTCGAGGGCGTCCCCGGAGTCGCGAAGACGCTCCTCGTGCGCTCCTTCAGCCGCGCACTGGGTCTCGACACCCGCCGCGTGCAGTTCACCCCCGACCTGATGCCCGGCGACGTCACCGGATCGCTCGTGTACGACGCCCGCGCCGGAGAGTTCGAGTTCCGGGCGGGGCCCGTCTTCACGCACGTCCTGCTCGCCGACGAGATCAACCGCACGCCGCCCAAGACCCAGGCAGCTCTCCTGGAGGCGATGGAAGAACGTCAGGTGTCGTCCGACGGCGTCAGCCGCGCCCTGCCCGACCCGTTCCTCGTCGCCGCGACCCAGAACCCCGTCGAGCACGAAGGCACCTATACGCTCCCCGAGGCGCAGCTCGACCGCTTCCTCATGAAGCTCGTGGTCGAGCTCCCCGGCCGCGACGCCGAGGTCGACGTTCTGCGGCGCCATGCGGGCGGTTTCGACCCGCGCCGGCTGGAGGCCGCCGGTCTGGACCCGGTCGTCACCGCCGACGAGATCCTCGCCGCGCAACGGGCCGCGGCCACCGTCGCGGTCGACGACGACCTGCTGGCCTACATCGTCGACCTCGCCCGGGCCACGCGTCAGAGCCCCTCGGTGCTGCTGGGCGTCAGCCCGCGCGCGACGACAGGCCTCCTCGCGGCGGCGAAGGCCTGGGCGTGGCTCGGCGGCTATCCCGCCATCACCCCCGACCACGTGCAGACCATGCTCGTCCCCGTCTGGCGTCACCGCATCCGGCTGCGCCCCGAGGCCGAGATCGAGGGCGTGTCGGTCGACGCGATCCTCACCTCGGTCCTGCAGCAGACGCGCGTCCCCATCTGA
- a CDS encoding DUF58 domain-containing protein encodes MFVTGRLALLVALGIVPLVLLSTAAVSAWLVVGGWVLLCAGAAAIDVVAAADPRAVEITRRLPERALRDEPVRGELRVRNLGSRLLRAHVRDAWQPTAGAPDERSRFVVPPGERRAAPLPLLPRRRGEIRSAFVVVRSAGPLRVAGRQAVIDAPGRIRVLPPFTSRRHLPSRLARLRELDGNTSLQVRGQGTEFDSLREYVRGDDVRSIDWRATARAGTTMLRTWRPERDRHVVIVIDTGRTAAARVGDGARLDAAMEAALLLSALAVRAGDHVHLVMFDRAPRARVTRVDGAQLLPALVDAMAPVEPQLIDTDWDAAFAQVRRFTVRPALVVLLTAHDDPEAARGFLASLPAVAARSRLLVATATDGPGDEPERTDAAAVYAAAAVERARHDAARVRDAVIRAGGDAVAASADDLPPLVADRYLALKAAGRL; translated from the coding sequence ATGTTCGTCACCGGTCGCCTCGCCCTGCTCGTCGCCCTGGGGATCGTCCCGCTCGTTCTCCTGAGCACGGCGGCCGTCTCGGCGTGGCTCGTCGTCGGCGGCTGGGTGCTGCTGTGCGCGGGGGCGGCCGCCATCGACGTCGTCGCCGCGGCGGATCCGCGTGCCGTCGAGATCACGCGACGGCTCCCGGAACGGGCGTTGCGCGACGAACCGGTGCGCGGCGAGCTGCGCGTGCGCAACCTCGGCTCCCGCCTGCTGCGGGCACACGTCCGCGATGCGTGGCAGCCCACGGCCGGCGCGCCCGACGAGCGTTCGCGGTTCGTCGTCCCACCCGGCGAGCGGCGCGCGGCCCCTCTCCCCCTCCTGCCGCGTCGCCGCGGCGAGATCCGCAGCGCCTTCGTCGTCGTACGCTCGGCGGGCCCCTTGCGTGTGGCCGGACGCCAGGCGGTGATCGACGCCCCGGGCCGGATCCGTGTGCTGCCCCCGTTCACCTCCCGGCGGCACCTCCCCTCCCGCCTCGCGCGTCTCCGCGAGCTCGACGGGAACACGAGCCTTCAGGTCCGCGGGCAGGGCACCGAGTTCGACAGCCTGCGCGAGTACGTCCGGGGCGACGATGTGCGCTCGATCGACTGGCGGGCCACGGCACGCGCCGGCACCACCATGCTGCGGACGTGGCGCCCCGAACGCGACCGGCACGTCGTCATCGTGATCGACACCGGGCGCACGGCCGCGGCCCGCGTCGGCGACGGCGCGCGCCTGGACGCCGCGATGGAGGCCGCTCTCCTGCTCTCGGCCCTCGCCGTCCGCGCCGGCGACCATGTACACCTCGTCATGTTCGACCGCGCGCCGCGTGCCCGGGTGACCCGGGTCGACGGCGCACAGCTCCTCCCGGCGCTCGTCGATGCCATGGCTCCCGTCGAACCGCAGCTGATCGACACCGACTGGGACGCCGCCTTCGCCCAGGTCCGCCGGTTTACGGTGCGTCCCGCCCTCGTCGTCCTGCTGACCGCGCACGACGACCCCGAGGCCGCCCGCGGCTTCCTGGCTTCTCTGCCCGCGGTGGCCGCACGCTCGCGTCTGCTCGTCGCGACCGCGACCGACGGCCCGGGTGACGAGCCGGAACGAACGGATGCCGCCGCGGTCTACGCCGCGGCGGCCGTCGAACGCGCGCGCCACGACGCCGCGCGCGTGCGCGATGCGGTGATCCGTGCGGGAGGCGACGCCGTCGCGGCCTCGGCCGACGACCTGCCGCCGCTCGTGGCCGACCGGTACCTCGCCCTGAAAGCGGCCGGTCGGCTCTAG
- a CDS encoding 3-oxoacyl-ACP synthase III, whose product MPGNATTHFDDVALVSVASVLPSRVTTSDDIEERLAPALQRLKLKPGLLRRVAGVNERRNWAAGESSDEATIAAGKQALAEAGVHPGEVGLIINTSVTRKHLEPSVAVRLHHGLGLPSSAINFDVANACLGFINGMSLAAGMIQSGQVKYALIVNGEDADEIQVNTINRLVREDLDRDAFMQEFASLTLGSGAAAAVLGRASDHPEGHRIVGGVTRAATQFYDLCVGSVDGMFTDAKALLKGGLDLVVSAWKEAKDEFSWTGMDRYITHQVSSVHTSAIVRAAKLDRDRVPVTYPHLGNVGPASIPITLVDEQKTLRRGDRVLLMGVGSGLNTGMLELAW is encoded by the coding sequence TTGCCAGGTAACGCCACCACGCACTTCGACGATGTGGCCCTCGTGTCGGTGGCGAGCGTCCTGCCCAGCCGCGTCACGACGTCGGATGACATCGAGGAGCGTCTGGCCCCGGCGCTGCAGCGCCTCAAGCTCAAGCCCGGCCTGCTGCGCCGCGTCGCGGGCGTGAACGAGCGCCGCAACTGGGCCGCGGGAGAGTCGTCCGACGAGGCGACCATCGCGGCCGGCAAGCAAGCCTTGGCCGAGGCGGGCGTTCATCCCGGCGAGGTCGGTCTCATCATCAACACCTCCGTCACCCGCAAGCACCTCGAGCCCTCGGTGGCGGTGCGTCTGCACCACGGCCTCGGGCTGCCGAGCTCGGCGATCAACTTCGACGTCGCCAACGCGTGCCTCGGCTTCATCAACGGCATGAGCCTCGCGGCCGGCATGATCCAGTCGGGCCAGGTCAAGTACGCGCTCATCGTCAACGGCGAGGATGCCGACGAGATCCAGGTCAACACGATCAACCGCCTCGTGCGCGAAGACCTCGACCGCGACGCCTTCATGCAGGAGTTCGCGTCGCTGACGCTCGGTTCGGGCGCCGCGGCCGCGGTGCTCGGCCGCGCGAGCGACCACCCGGAGGGCCACCGCATCGTCGGCGGGGTGACCCGGGCCGCCACCCAGTTCTACGACCTGTGCGTCGGCAGTGTGGACGGCATGTTCACCGACGCCAAGGCCCTGCTCAAGGGCGGCCTCGACCTCGTCGTGTCGGCGTGGAAGGAGGCGAAGGACGAGTTCTCGTGGACGGGCATGGACCGCTACATCACCCACCAGGTGTCGTCCGTGCACACCTCCGCCATCGTGCGCGCGGCGAAGCTCGACCGCGACCGCGTGCCCGTGACCTACCCGCACCTGGGCAACGTGGGCCCGGCATCCATCCCCATCACCCTCGTCGACGAGCAGAAGACGCTGCGCCGGGGCGATCGCGTCCTGCTGATGGGAGTGGGCTCCGGGCTGAACACCGGCATGCTGGAGCTGGCCTGGTGA
- a CDS encoding alpha/beta fold hydrolase yields MRVTALDATLPPAGLPGLDPTLSRLVGVAGAAADAGRTRTWHVLDTGAALAERGLEPVGTIVAVHGNPTWSYLWRALVNASLERADAGRTPWRVVAVDQLEMGFSERSPLRRTLAQRIADLDALVAELGIRGPIVTIGHDWGGPVSLGWAVENRDRLAAVIALNTAVHHPDGAPLPFALRVATARGMLAAGTTGTTAFLDTTLALAELDPAVRAAFRAPYATVARRRGIGGFVADIPATAADESTPALRRMSAGLRELEVPALFLRGPKDPVFGEGHLDDLTERLPHADVHRFEGAGHLIAEERPYADVVLDWLDEKGVATDAAGPDAAITPEGAPDIAPTGHLWDALDARRDDDDTAVIDMTAARDGAPLRVSWRQLSARVDEIAAGLDAFGVRAGDRVSLLVQPGPTLTAALYACLRIGAIVVVADRGLGIRGLSRAVRGAVPDVVIGEVAGLAAARALGWPGRRISAAALPAVTGRALGVEASLSDLARAGRGRALPAPPAPDADAAVLFTSGSTGPAKGVVYTHAQLTALRDTLAAHFGVTAETGLVTGFAPFALLGPALGTRSATPDMDVSAPRTLTAAAVAAAVRASEARIVFLSPAAVANVVATVAELDDADRAALERVETFLSTGAPVGIDLLRRAQELMPNAVAHTPYGMTECLLVADVTLPEIEEAAGDRGVCVGRPLGTGQVRISALDAEGRAMGEPTADAGVTGEVVISAPHLKRGYFRLYLTDRQARRGIADRWHRTGDVGHLDAEGRLWIEGRLPHVITTADGPITPVGIEQDAETVDAVSRAAAVGVGPLGRQVVVAVVEAGTRRPGLASPELTDAVRAATAQPLAAVLVAPALPTDIRHNSKIDRSRLAAWAERLLAGEKPTAP; encoded by the coding sequence GTGAGGGTCACGGCCCTCGATGCGACCCTGCCCCCCGCCGGGCTGCCCGGACTCGACCCGACGCTGTCGCGCCTCGTCGGGGTCGCCGGTGCGGCCGCCGACGCGGGACGCACCCGCACGTGGCACGTGCTCGACACCGGCGCCGCCCTCGCCGAGCGTGGTCTCGAGCCCGTCGGCACGATCGTCGCCGTGCACGGCAACCCCACGTGGTCGTATCTGTGGCGCGCGCTCGTGAACGCATCACTGGAGCGCGCCGACGCCGGCCGGACGCCCTGGCGCGTCGTCGCCGTCGACCAGCTCGAGATGGGTTTCTCGGAGCGTTCACCGCTGCGGCGGACCCTGGCCCAGCGCATCGCCGATCTCGACGCACTCGTCGCGGAGCTCGGCATCCGCGGACCGATCGTGACCATCGGACACGACTGGGGCGGACCTGTCTCGCTCGGCTGGGCCGTCGAGAACCGCGACCGCCTTGCCGCCGTCATCGCCCTGAACACCGCGGTGCACCACCCCGACGGCGCCCCGTTGCCGTTCGCTCTGCGCGTCGCGACGGCCCGCGGCATGCTCGCGGCAGGAACCACCGGCACCACGGCGTTCCTCGACACGACCCTCGCCCTGGCCGAGCTCGATCCGGCCGTGCGCGCCGCGTTCCGCGCGCCGTACGCGACGGTGGCCCGCCGTCGGGGCATCGGCGGGTTCGTCGCCGACATCCCGGCCACCGCCGCAGATGAGAGCACGCCGGCGCTCCGGCGGATGTCGGCGGGCCTGCGCGAGCTCGAGGTGCCCGCGCTGTTCCTCCGCGGCCCGAAAGACCCCGTGTTCGGCGAGGGCCATCTCGACGACCTCACCGAGCGTCTTCCGCACGCCGATGTGCACCGCTTCGAGGGTGCCGGACACCTCATCGCCGAAGAACGTCCCTACGCCGATGTCGTGCTCGACTGGCTCGACGAGAAGGGGGTGGCGACGGATGCCGCCGGCCCGGACGCCGCGATCACCCCCGAGGGTGCGCCCGACATCGCACCGACCGGTCACCTCTGGGACGCCCTCGACGCCCGCCGCGACGACGACGACACCGCGGTGATCGACATGACCGCCGCGCGCGACGGCGCACCGCTCCGCGTCAGCTGGCGGCAGCTCTCCGCCCGCGTCGACGAGATCGCCGCGGGCCTCGACGCGTTCGGCGTGCGCGCGGGCGACCGCGTCTCGCTGCTCGTGCAGCCGGGCCCGACGCTCACCGCCGCCCTCTACGCCTGCCTGCGCATCGGCGCGATCGTCGTCGTGGCCGACCGGGGTCTCGGCATCCGGGGTCTGTCGCGCGCGGTGCGCGGGGCCGTGCCCGACGTCGTCATCGGCGAGGTCGCGGGTCTCGCCGCCGCCCGCGCGCTCGGTTGGCCGGGGCGCCGGATCTCGGCCGCGGCACTGCCCGCCGTGACCGGCCGCGCGCTCGGCGTCGAGGCGAGCCTGTCCGACCTCGCCCGCGCGGGCCGCGGGCGCGCGCTGCCCGCCCCTCCTGCTCCCGACGCCGACGCCGCCGTGCTGTTCACCTCGGGTTCGACGGGACCGGCGAAGGGCGTCGTGTACACGCACGCTCAGCTCACCGCTCTGCGCGACACCCTCGCGGCGCACTTCGGCGTCACCGCCGAGACGGGGTTGGTGACCGGCTTCGCCCCGTTCGCGCTGCTCGGACCCGCCCTCGGAACCCGCTCGGCGACGCCCGACATGGACGTCTCCGCTCCGCGCACCCTCACCGCCGCCGCCGTCGCCGCCGCGGTCCGCGCCTCCGAAGCGCGCATCGTGTTCCTGTCTCCCGCCGCGGTCGCGAACGTCGTGGCCACGGTCGCGGAGCTGGACGACGCCGACCGCGCCGCCCTGGAACGCGTCGAGACCTTCCTCTCGACGGGCGCCCCGGTAGGCATCGACCTCCTACGTCGCGCGCAGGAGCTCATGCCGAATGCCGTCGCGCACACCCCGTACGGCATGACCGAGTGCCTGCTCGTCGCCGACGTCACGCTGCCCGAGATCGAGGAGGCCGCGGGCGACCGCGGCGTCTGCGTCGGTCGCCCGCTCGGCACCGGTCAGGTGCGCATCTCGGCCCTCGACGCCGAGGGTCGCGCCATGGGTGAGCCGACCGCTGACGCCGGGGTCACCGGCGAGGTCGTCATCTCCGCACCCCACCTCAAGCGCGGATACTTCCGCCTTTATCTCACCGACCGCCAGGCCCGCCGCGGCATCGCCGACCGCTGGCACCGCACCGGCGACGTCGGGCACCTCGATGCGGAGGGGCGCCTGTGGATCGAGGGGCGACTCCCCCACGTCATCACCACCGCCGACGGCCCGATCACCCCCGTCGGCATCGAACAGGATGCCGAGACCGTCGACGCCGTGAGCCGCGCGGCGGCCGTGGGCGTCGGCCCCCTGGGCCGCCAGGTCGTCGTCGCCGTCGTCGAGGCCGGGACCCGTCGCCCGGGACTCGCCTCCCCCGAGCTGACCGACGCGGTCCGCGCGGCGACGGCGCAGCCGTTGGCCGCGGTGCTCGTCGCCCCCGCACTGCCGACCGACATCCGGCACAACTCGAAGATCGACCGCTCGCGCCTCGCGGCGTGGGCCGAGCGCCTCCTCGCGGGCGAGAAGCCGACGGCACCGTGA
- a CDS encoding NAD-dependent epimerase/dehydratase family protein — MRILATGASGFLGRAVVRALQDAGHTVRTLQRRPSGVDGAEDHLGSVTDPDAVASALDGIDGVVHLAAKVSLAGDPAQFRAVNVEGTRTLLDAAAAARVSRVVHVSSPSVAHAGHALAGVGAEPADPEAARGEYARTKAEAELLALSRVGDGLALVAIRPHLVWGPGDTQLIARVVDRARRGRLPLLNGGTALIDSTYVDNAASGIVAALDRVDDVSGRAYVLTNGEPRPVGDLLAGICRASGVAPPRFSVPAGLARAAGAVVERVWAVRPGTDEPPMTRFLAEQLSTAHWFDQTEIRRDLRWTPAVSLDEGLRRLSRA; from the coding sequence GTGAGGATCCTCGCCACCGGCGCGTCCGGCTTCCTCGGCCGGGCCGTCGTCCGTGCCCTGCAGGACGCCGGTCACACCGTCCGCACGCTGCAACGCCGCCCCTCCGGGGTCGACGGCGCCGAGGACCACCTCGGCTCGGTGACGGATCCGGATGCCGTGGCATCCGCCCTCGACGGCATCGACGGCGTGGTGCACCTGGCTGCCAAAGTGTCGCTCGCCGGCGATCCGGCGCAGTTCCGCGCGGTCAACGTGGAGGGCACGCGCACGCTCCTCGACGCCGCCGCCGCCGCACGGGTCTCACGCGTGGTGCACGTGTCGTCGCCGTCGGTCGCGCACGCGGGGCACGCCCTCGCGGGGGTCGGAGCCGAACCGGCCGATCCCGAGGCCGCACGCGGCGAGTACGCCCGCACCAAGGCCGAAGCCGAGCTGCTCGCTCTCTCCCGCGTGGGCGACGGCCTGGCGCTCGTCGCGATCCGCCCGCATCTCGTGTGGGGGCCGGGCGACACCCAGCTCATCGCACGCGTCGTCGACCGTGCCCGCCGGGGCCGTCTGCCGCTGCTGAACGGCGGCACGGCGCTCATCGATTCCACTTACGTCGACAACGCGGCATCCGGGATCGTCGCCGCCCTCGACCGCGTCGACGACGTCAGCGGCCGCGCCTACGTGCTGACCAACGGTGAACCTCGGCCGGTGGGCGATCTGCTCGCGGGCATCTGCCGGGCCTCGGGTGTCGCACCGCCGCGGTTCAGCGTGCCGGCGGGACTCGCCCGCGCAGCGGGTGCGGTGGTCGAACGGGTCTGGGCCGTGCGCCCGGGCACCGATGAGCCGCCCATGACGCGCTTCCTCGCCGAGCAGCTGTCGACGGCGCACTGGTTCGACCAGACCGAGATCCGCCGCGACCTGCGCTGGACCCCGGCGGTGTCGCTGGATGAGGGCCTCCGCCGCCTGTCGCGCGCCTGA
- the katG gene encoding catalase/peroxidase HPI: MSDALNGCPVFHDGAAPDDNRLPVGEAPADSEPAGALPHPTQGSANRVWWPESLNVKILAKNNTLRDPLDEGFDYKAAFEALDLAAVKADIQQVMTTSQDWWPADFGHYGPLMIRMAWHSAGTYRVTDGRGGSGAGMQRFAPLNSWPDNVNLDKARRLLWPIKKKYGQAISWADLMILAGNVALEDMGFPTFGFAGGRTDVWEPDDDVYWGPETTWLGDERYTGNRELERPLAAVQMGLIYVNPEGPNGNPDPQLSAHDIRETFGRMAMNDEETVALIAGGHTFGKTHGAASDSHVGPNPEAADIEDQGLGWKNDHGTGKGDDTITSGLEVTWTYHPTRWDNEFFHILFGYEWELFQSPAGAHQWRPVNGGGEGLVPEAHSDGRREPRMLTSDLALRVDPAYEKISRRFAEDPAAFQDAFARAWFKLTHRDMGPRERYLGPEVPEEILVWQDPVPAVDHPLIDQADAAALKQQILDSGLSVQQLVTTTWAAASTFRGSDKRGGVNGARIRLEPQKSWTVNNPEQLASVLQVLENVKAEFDAQAADGKKVSIADLLVLAGNAGVEQAARAGGVEVEVPFTPGRTDASQEQTEIESFRWLEPIADGFRNYASREARLPAEFLLLDKANLLTLTAPEMTVLVGGLRAIGANWDGSDWGVFTDTPGALTNDVFANLLDLGTTWKPLDSGKHAFEGTKDGSGEKVGIGTRVDLVFSSNSELRALAEVYASDDAKEKFVRDFVAAWRKVTELDRFDLV, from the coding sequence ATGAGCGACGCTCTGAACGGGTGCCCCGTCTTCCACGATGGAGCCGCCCCCGACGACAACCGACTGCCGGTGGGCGAGGCCCCCGCCGACAGCGAGCCCGCCGGCGCCCTGCCCCACCCCACCCAGGGATCCGCCAACCGCGTGTGGTGGCCCGAGTCCTTGAACGTCAAGATCCTCGCGAAGAACAACACGCTTCGCGACCCCCTCGACGAGGGCTTCGACTACAAGGCCGCCTTCGAGGCGCTCGACCTCGCCGCGGTCAAGGCCGACATCCAGCAGGTCATGACGACCTCGCAGGACTGGTGGCCCGCCGACTTCGGCCACTACGGCCCCCTCATGATCCGTATGGCCTGGCACAGCGCCGGCACCTACCGCGTGACCGACGGTCGCGGCGGATCGGGCGCGGGAATGCAGCGCTTCGCCCCGCTGAACAGCTGGCCCGACAACGTCAACCTCGACAAGGCTCGCCGCCTCCTCTGGCCCATCAAGAAGAAGTACGGCCAGGCGATCTCGTGGGCCGACCTCATGATCCTCGCCGGCAACGTCGCGCTGGAAGACATGGGCTTCCCCACCTTCGGCTTCGCCGGCGGCCGCACCGACGTGTGGGAGCCCGATGACGACGTGTACTGGGGTCCCGAGACCACGTGGCTCGGCGACGAGCGCTACACGGGCAACCGCGAGCTCGAGCGTCCGCTCGCCGCCGTCCAGATGGGGCTGATCTACGTCAACCCGGAGGGCCCCAACGGCAACCCCGACCCGCAGCTGTCGGCTCACGACATCCGCGAGACGTTCGGCCGTATGGCCATGAACGACGAGGAGACCGTCGCGCTCATCGCCGGTGGACACACCTTCGGCAAGACGCACGGCGCGGCGAGCGACTCGCACGTCGGGCCCAACCCCGAGGCCGCCGACATCGAGGACCAGGGCCTGGGCTGGAAGAACGACCACGGCACCGGCAAGGGCGACGACACCATCACGAGTGGTCTCGAGGTCACGTGGACCTACCACCCCACCCGGTGGGACAACGAGTTCTTCCACATCCTCTTCGGCTACGAGTGGGAGCTGTTCCAGAGCCCCGCGGGCGCGCACCAGTGGCGTCCGGTCAACGGTGGCGGCGAAGGCCTCGTCCCCGAGGCGCACTCCGACGGCCGCCGCGAGCCCCGCATGCTCACGAGCGACCTGGCGCTGCGCGTCGACCCGGCCTACGAGAAGATCTCGCGTCGCTTCGCCGAGGACCCGGCCGCGTTCCAGGATGCCTTCGCTCGCGCGTGGTTCAAGCTGACCCACCGCGACATGGGGCCGCGCGAGCGTTACCTCGGCCCCGAGGTGCCGGAAGAGATTCTCGTCTGGCAGGATCCCGTTCCCGCGGTCGACCACCCGCTCATCGATCAGGCGGATGCCGCTGCGCTCAAGCAGCAGATCCTCGACAGCGGGCTGAGCGTGCAGCAGCTCGTCACGACCACGTGGGCGGCGGCATCCACGTTCCGCGGCAGCGACAAGCGCGGCGGCGTGAACGGTGCGCGCATCCGTCTCGAGCCGCAGAAGAGCTGGACGGTCAACAACCCCGAGCAGCTGGCATCCGTGCTCCAGGTGCTCGAGAACGTCAAGGCCGAGTTCGATGCGCAGGCGGCGGACGGCAAGAAGGTCTCGATCGCCGACCTGCTCGTGCTCGCCGGCAACGCCGGTGTCGAGCAGGCTGCCCGCGCGGGCGGCGTCGAGGTCGAGGTGCCCTTCACCCCCGGCCGCACCGACGCCTCGCAGGAGCAGACCGAGATCGAGTCGTTCCGGTGGCTCGAGCCGATCGCCGACGGGTTCCGCAACTACGCCTCGCGTGAGGCGCGTCTGCCCGCGGAGTTCCTCCTGCTCGACAAGGCGAACCTGCTCACGCTCACCGCACCGGAGATGACCGTGCTCGTCGGCGGCCTCCGCGCGATCGGCGCGAACTGGGACGGCAGCGACTGGGGCGTGTTCACCGACACCCCGGGCGCGCTCACGAACGACGTGTTCGCGAACCTGCTCGACCTCGGTACGACGTGGAAGCCGCTCGACAGCGGCAAGCACGCCTTCGAGGGCACGAAAGACGGCTCGGGCGAGAAGGTCGGGATCGGCACGCGCGTCGACCTCGTGTTCTCGTCGAACTCCGAGCTGCGCGCGCTCGCCGAGGTCTACGCCTCCGACGACGCGAAGGAGAAGTTCGTGCGCGACTTCGTCGCCGCCTGGCGCAAGGTCACCGAGCTCGACCGGTTCGACCTCGTCTGA
- a CDS encoding Fur family transcriptional regulator, whose product MLDDRTDATADDLIRGAGLRVTATRVAVLEALRHRPHATVDAVYDGIRGVLPGTSKQSVYNALGDFADAGLARRIEPAGHAGTFELRVGDNHHHVVCTGCGRIDDVDCVVGEAPCLHVPEGTGYAIQTAEVTFWGVCPDCRAESEAEKPRGSR is encoded by the coding sequence ATGCTCGACGATCGGACGGATGCCACCGCGGATGACCTCATCCGCGGTGCCGGGCTCCGAGTCACGGCGACGCGTGTCGCCGTCCTCGAGGCCCTGCGCCACCGCCCGCACGCCACCGTGGACGCCGTGTACGACGGCATCCGCGGAGTCCTCCCCGGCACCAGCAAGCAGTCGGTGTACAACGCGCTCGGCGACTTCGCCGACGCGGGCCTCGCCCGCCGCATCGAACCCGCCGGCCACGCCGGCACGTTCGAACTGCGGGTGGGCGACAACCACCACCACGTGGTGTGCACCGGGTGCGGCCGCATCGACGACGTGGACTGCGTCGTCGGCGAAGCGCCGTGCCTGCACGTACCGGAGGGGACCGGGTACGCCATCCAGACCGCCGAAGTGACGTTCTGGGGTGTCTGTCCCGATTGTCGAGCAGAATCCGAAGCCGAAAAACCGAGAGGATCCCGATGA
- a CDS encoding stage II sporulation protein M produces MDLDALTAARREEWARLDELGRTRRLSGGEVDELVTRYRAASADLADIKTSAGRTPQGDYVSILLARTRLRLTGVRENVLKQMPRFFLLQLPAALYRVRWATLAVAVGFVIVATAVALWISGDPAAVAALGSRSQLQDYADQQFVNYYRENPNAIFAGSVWTNNAWIAAQCVLFGVTGVWPLMAMMQNAIGVGQSAAIMIAFDRTDVFFQFILPHGLLELTAIFVAGAAGLQIFWAWVAPGRRTRGAALAAAGRSLATVAVGLIFALALSGVVEGFVTPREWPWQVKIAIGAAALGVFLFYMLWVGRRAVRAGETGDLTEYEAGTPTLTAG; encoded by the coding sequence ATGGACCTCGACGCCCTCACGGCCGCCCGCCGCGAGGAGTGGGCGCGTCTGGACGAACTCGGGCGCACGCGCCGGCTCAGCGGGGGAGAGGTCGACGAGCTCGTCACGCGCTACCGCGCGGCATCCGCCGACCTCGCCGACATCAAGACCTCGGCGGGGCGCACACCCCAAGGCGATTACGTCTCGATCCTGCTCGCCCGCACGCGCTTGCGGCTGACGGGTGTGCGCGAGAACGTGCTGAAGCAGATGCCCCGGTTCTTCCTGCTCCAGCTTCCCGCGGCGCTGTACCGGGTTCGCTGGGCGACGCTCGCTGTGGCCGTCGGGTTCGTGATCGTGGCCACCGCCGTCGCCCTGTGGATCTCGGGCGACCCCGCGGCGGTCGCCGCCCTCGGCAGCCGCAGTCAGCTCCAGGACTATGCCGATCAGCAGTTCGTGAACTACTACCGCGAGAACCCGAACGCGATCTTCGCCGGGTCGGTGTGGACGAACAATGCCTGGATCGCGGCGCAATGCGTGCTGTTCGGGGTGACGGGCGTGTGGCCCCTCATGGCGATGATGCAGAACGCGATCGGCGTGGGCCAGTCGGCGGCGATCATGATCGCCTTCGACCGCACGGACGTGTTCTTCCAGTTCATCCTTCCGCACGGGCTCCTCGAGCTCACCGCGATCTTCGTGGCCGGAGCCGCGGGTCTCCAGATCTTCTGGGCGTGGGTGGCGCCGGGGCGCCGCACCCGCGGGGCGGCGCTCGCCGCGGCCGGACGCTCGCTGGCCACGGTGGCCGTCGGACTCATCTTCGCCCTTGCGTTGTCCGGCGTCGTGGAGGGGTTCGTGACCCCGCGGGAGTGGCCGTGGCAGGTGAAGATCGCCATCGGGGCGGCGGCCCTCGGAGTGTTCCTGTTCTACATGCTCTGGGTCGGTCGCCGTGCGGTGCGGGCGGGCGAGACCGGCGACCTCACCGAGTACGAGGCCGGGACGCCCACGCTGACCGCCGGCTGA